A genomic window from Diospyros lotus cultivar Yz01 chromosome 2, ASM1463336v1, whole genome shotgun sequence includes:
- the LOC127795856 gene encoding uncharacterized protein LOC127795856, with translation MSSHHFAAEIDSTTDSVASSPRSDYVGGDGGPPLVRFMCSFGGKILPRPHDNQLRYVGGDTRIVALHRHATTFSSLLAKLGKLAGDANFTVKYQLPNEDLDALITIASDEDLENMMDEYDRFFAQNSKAARLRLFLFCNESVSRTSSISSLLGGSAKREHWFLDALNGGAGPGLERGRSEVSSIVSEVPDYLFGLENSDDPPREPKQKSRLNLSETVSNSDPGSPAPVVSSPFCSTSSSLAPPVPELPPLKTAPDHTMPELRPVKIKPDNPPVTFVDTKETHFDNYGEATEPPPAIHTGFPGNPPPWQYIHNTHYQGPTLQQVPVYYVPGTVQGGNIPVQSVPIRAQYVQPFTAPPGQIPVGFRQPVPGITQVYGGGVRPVDAYEMSTRAIPDGVNQPVYYAVRNARAGMGVPGGEEMPVNGSM, from the coding sequence ATGAGTTCGCACCACTTCGCGGCGGAGATCGACTCCACCACCGACTCCGTCGCATCCTCGCCGCGATCGGACTACGTTGGCGGGGACGGGGGGCCGCCGCTCGTCCGCTTCATGTGCAGCTTCGGCGGCAAGATCCTGCCGCGGCCGCACGACAACCAGCTGCGCTACGTCGGTGGCGACACCCGCATCGTCGCCCTCCATCGCCACGCCACCACCTTCTCCTCCCTCCTCGCCAAGCTGGGCAAGCTCGCCGGTGACGCCAACTTCACGGTCAAATACCAGCTCCCCAACGAGGACCTCGACGCCCTCATCACCATCGCTTCCGACGAGGATCTGGAGAACATGATGGACGAATACGATCGCTTCTTCGCTCAAAATTCCAAGGCTGCCCGGCTCCGGCTGTTTTTGTTCTGCAACGAGTCCGTTTCGAGGACCAGTAGCATCAGCTCGCTTCTCGGCGGCTCGGCTAAGAGGGAGCACTGGTTTCTCGACGCCCTCAACGGCGGGGCGGGTCCGGGCCTGGAGCGGGGGCGATCCGAGGTGTCTTCGATTGTGTCGGAAGTGCCCGATTATCTTTTCGGGTTGGAAAACTCCGACGACCCGCCTAGGGAGCCGAAACAGAAGAGCAGGCTGAATTTGTCCGAGACCGTTTCGAATTCGGATCCGGGTTCCCCCGCTCCGGTCGTTTCCTCTCCGTTCTGTTCAACATCATCGTCGCTGGCACCGCCGGTTCCGGAGCTTCCGCCACTCAAGACCGCTCCCGACCACACCATGCCGGAGCTCCGGCCTGTCAAGATCAAGCCCGATAACCCCCCGGTTACATTTGTGGATACGAAGGAGACTCACTTTGACAATTATGGAGAAGCCACTGAGCCGCCGCCGGCGATACATACCGGGTTCCCGGGAAACCCACCACCATGGCAGTATATTCATAATACCCATTACCAGGGTCCAACCCTACAACAAGTTCCGGTATACTACGTACCGGGTACGGTTCAAGGGGGAAACATTCCGGTCCAGTCAGTGCCGATTCGGGCACAATATGTCCAACCATTCACAGCGCCACCGGGTCAAATACCAGTTGGGTTCCGTCAGCCAGTTCCGGGTATAACTCAGGTATACGGCGGCGGAGTGAGACCGGTGGATGCATATGAGATGTCGACGAGAGCAATTCCGGACGGCGTAAACCAACCAGTATATTATGCAGTTAGGAACGCTCGGGCGGGTATGGGTGTGCCAGGCGGGGAAGAAATGCCGGTAAACGGGTCGATGTGA